In one window of Ferrovum sp. PN-J185 DNA:
- the mltG gene encoding endolytic transglycosylase MltG produces the protein MTRLLRLIVLLTLPLFIWLGLFYQFPLSISSDNAIYELKSGQSLKGIAKDLTKKKIIWEPYTFVFIGKLLGFQTRIKAGSYEFKEGISAFQLLTKISRGDAIDYEVKIIDGMNFNQLNLELDHNPNLSHQLDHLTLPEIKKQLNLEENSLEGVFYPDTYFFNRGDSDLKILKRAKNNMDAHLNKLWLTRSTNTALTSPYQALILASLVEKETASIAEQPKIAAVFLNRLKIGMRLQTDPTVIFGLGSHYSGRLHHHDLTVDNPYNTYTRNGLPPTPIAYPSLTAINAVLHPESNTDLYFVSKGDGTHYFSKTLAEHNQAVIQYQIHKSH, from the coding sequence ATGACTAGACTACTACGTTTGATCGTTTTATTGACTCTTCCTTTATTTATTTGGCTTGGTCTCTTCTATCAATTTCCACTGTCTATTTCTTCTGATAATGCAATCTATGAACTCAAATCTGGCCAGAGTTTAAAAGGGATAGCTAAAGACTTAACCAAGAAAAAAATCATTTGGGAACCCTATACTTTTGTTTTTATAGGTAAATTACTCGGATTTCAAACGCGTATAAAAGCTGGAAGCTATGAGTTTAAAGAAGGAATTTCTGCATTTCAATTACTGACTAAAATTTCACGTGGAGATGCAATTGATTATGAGGTTAAGATTATTGATGGAATGAATTTCAATCAATTAAACTTAGAACTAGATCATAATCCGAATTTGTCTCATCAACTAGATCATCTAACGCTACCTGAAATAAAAAAACAGTTGAATCTAGAGGAGAACTCGCTAGAGGGGGTGTTTTATCCTGACACATACTTTTTTAATCGAGGAGATAGCGATTTAAAAATACTCAAACGAGCAAAAAATAATATGGACGCTCATCTTAATAAGTTATGGTTAACAAGATCCACAAATACAGCCCTTACTTCTCCTTATCAAGCTCTTATACTAGCCTCTCTTGTGGAAAAGGAGACGGCAAGTATAGCAGAACAGCCTAAAATTGCTGCCGTATTCCTAAATAGATTAAAAATTGGCATGAGATTACAGACCGACCCAACGGTAATTTTTGGTTTAGGAAGCCATTATTCAGGTAGACTACATCATCATGATCTGACGGTTGATAATCCTTATAATACGTATACACGTAATGGCTTACCACCCACTCCTATCGCTTATCCTAGTCTAACTGCGATAAATGCAGTATTACATCCAGAAAGTAATACAGATCTATATTTTGTCAGCAAAGGTGATGGCACGCATTATTTTTCTAAAACTCTTGCAGAACATAATCAAGCCGTCATACAGTATCAAATTCATAAATCTCACTAA
- the fabF gene encoding beta-ketoacyl-ACP synthase II: protein MTRRRVVVTGLGIVSPVGNTVSEAWSNLTAGRSGIRTISKFDASQMPCQIAGEVHNLDVNQYLNPKEVRRMDTFIHFGLIAAIQAIQDAGLSEHPDDAERQGVCIGSGIGGLPMITETHNAYLDGGVRKISPFFIPGSIINMISGNLSIMYGLKGPNLSLVTACTTGNHSIGDAARIIEYGDADVMIAGGAESAINDLGIGGFCAARALSTRNDEPTKASRPWDKDRDGFIMGEGAGVLVLEELEHAKARGAKIYCELTGYGMSADAHHITAPPEDGDGARRSMINAMKNAKINPDQVDYINAHGTSTPLGDLGETTAVKRAFGEHANKVAISSTKSMTGHLLGAAGGIEAVFSVLAIHHNVVPPTINLDNPSPECDLDYVPHTAREMTVNTVLSNSFGFGGTNGTLIFQRFK, encoded by the coding sequence ATGACGCGTCGTCGAGTCGTTGTAACCGGTCTTGGAATCGTCTCCCCAGTTGGTAACACAGTTAGTGAGGCTTGGAGTAATTTAACTGCAGGTCGCTCTGGTATTAGAACTATCAGTAAATTTGATGCATCTCAAATGCCATGTCAAATTGCTGGAGAGGTGCATAATTTAGACGTTAACCAGTATCTTAATCCCAAAGAAGTGAGACGTATGGATACGTTTATTCACTTTGGTTTAATCGCTGCTATTCAAGCCATTCAAGATGCGGGTTTATCAGAACATCCAGACGATGCAGAAAGGCAAGGTGTATGTATTGGTTCAGGGATTGGCGGTTTACCCATGATTACTGAGACGCATAACGCCTACTTAGATGGTGGAGTAAGAAAAATTTCTCCATTCTTTATTCCCGGCAGCATTATAAATATGATTTCAGGTAACCTTTCTATTATGTATGGATTGAAGGGACCTAACTTATCATTAGTCACAGCATGTACGACAGGTAACCATAGTATTGGTGATGCTGCACGTATCATTGAGTATGGTGACGCCGATGTGATGATTGCTGGCGGTGCTGAATCTGCAATTAATGATTTAGGAATCGGTGGTTTTTGCGCAGCAAGAGCGCTCAGTACTCGAAATGATGAGCCCACAAAAGCAAGTCGCCCATGGGATAAGGACCGTGATGGTTTTATTATGGGTGAGGGGGCTGGTGTTCTCGTTTTAGAGGAATTAGAACATGCCAAAGCACGTGGTGCAAAAATATATTGTGAGTTAACGGGTTATGGCATGAGCGCAGATGCCCATCACATTACTGCACCACCTGAAGATGGAGATGGTGCCAGACGTAGTATGATCAATGCCATGAAAAATGCAAAGATCAATCCTGACCAAGTGGATTATATCAATGCCCATGGGACATCTACTCCGTTAGGCGATTTAGGTGAAACCACTGCCGTTAAACGTGCCTTTGGTGAACATGCTAACAAAGTAGCAATTAGTTCAACCAAAAGTATGACGGGGCACTTATTAGGTGCTGCAGGTGGTATCGAGGCAGTGTTCTCAGTATTGGCAATTCATCACAATGTTGTTCCTCCTACCATTAATTTAGATAATCCAAGTCCTGAGTGTGATCTAGACTATGTTCCTCATACTGCAAGAGAAATGACAGTTAATACTGTTTTATCTAATTCCTTTGGTTTTGGTGGCACAAACGGTACACTAATATTTCAACGATTTAAATAA
- the acpP gene encoding acyl carrier protein: MSNIEQRVKKIVSEQLGVKEEDIQNSSSFVDDLGADSLDTVELVMALEEEFECEIPDEEAEKITTVQQAIDYVNSHLKA, encoded by the coding sequence ATGTCAAATATTGAACAGCGAGTCAAAAAAATCGTTTCCGAACAATTGGGCGTCAAGGAGGAAGACATCCAAAATAGTTCTTCTTTTGTAGATGATTTAGGTGCTGACTCGCTTGATACCGTTGAACTCGTTATGGCTTTAGAAGAGGAATTTGAATGTGAAATTCCTGACGAAGAAGCAGAAAAAATCACTACTGTACAGCAGGCTATTGATTATGTTAATAGCCATTTAAAGGCGTAA
- the fabG gene encoding 3-oxoacyl-ACP reductase FabG, giving the protein MTQTQHIALITGASRGIGQAIMLALAKQGVSVIGTATRETGAEQITQLLNDNALQGCGMVLDVRDDQAILNIVEQIKERFGPITILVNNAGITKDMLSMRMRDEDWQDVIDTNLTATFKLSRAVMRDMMKARFGRIINIGSVVGTTGNPGQANYAAAKAGLIGMTKSLARELGSRGITVNCVAPGFIDTDMTKVLDETQQKALLSAIPLGRLGKPEDIAYTVAFLASHQADYITGATIHVNGGMAMD; this is encoded by the coding sequence ATGACCCAAACACAACACATTGCCTTAATTACTGGTGCTAGTAGAGGTATAGGTCAAGCAATTATGCTGGCGTTAGCCAAACAAGGGGTTAGCGTAATTGGAACAGCCACACGTGAAACTGGTGCAGAACAAATCACCCAACTACTGAATGATAATGCATTACAAGGATGTGGAATGGTGCTTGATGTTAGAGATGATCAAGCGATTCTGAATATAGTAGAACAAATAAAAGAACGTTTCGGTCCAATAACGATTCTTGTTAACAACGCAGGTATAACCAAAGATATGTTATCTATGCGTATGCGTGATGAGGATTGGCAAGATGTGATTGATACCAATTTAACTGCCACCTTCAAGCTATCCAGAGCGGTTATGCGTGACATGATGAAAGCTCGCTTTGGTAGGATTATTAACATTGGCTCTGTTGTTGGAACCACTGGTAATCCAGGACAAGCTAATTATGCTGCTGCAAAGGCGGGTTTAATTGGTATGACTAAATCACTTGCGAGAGAGTTGGGAAGCAGAGGCATTACGGTCAATTGTGTTGCACCTGGATTTATTGATACTGACATGACCAAAGTATTAGATGAAACACAACAAAAGGCCCTGTTATCTGCTATTCCCCTCGGACGGCTTGGTAAACCTGAAGATATCGCCTATACAGTGGCTTTTTTAGCTTCTCATCAAGCAGATTACATAACCGGCGCAACAATCCACGTAAATGGTGGAATGGCCATGGATTAA
- the fabD gene encoding ACP S-malonyltransferase, translating to MSFAFVFPGQGSQSIGMMNGYSDLTVAKDTFDEASDILKKDLWNLVTNGPDELLAQTVNTQPLMLTAGVAAYRTWLALGGTKPKVIAGHSLGEFTALVVGEAISFKDALTVTQVRAEAMQDAVPAGVGGMAAILGVDDAVIHEICLLAKEEEVLEPANFNSPGQVVIAGHKSAIERAVVIAKEKGAKRAVILPMSVPSHCSLLKDAADKLAEALDAISLSVPIIPLIHNVNAKPSNSIDEIKYALKTQMYSPVRWVDCIKSFIPYGISTVYECGPGKVLAPLVKRIDANLTGIAFNDYAAMKQTLDGVE from the coding sequence ATGAGTTTTGCGTTTGTATTTCCCGGTCAAGGTTCACAATCTATTGGAATGATGAATGGTTACAGTGACCTAACTGTTGCTAAAGATACCTTTGACGAAGCCAGCGATATACTAAAAAAAGATTTATGGAATTTAGTCACTAATGGTCCAGATGAATTACTAGCACAAACAGTTAATACACAACCTTTAATGCTTACCGCAGGGGTCGCAGCCTATCGTACATGGCTGGCTTTAGGCGGGACGAAACCCAAGGTAATTGCTGGACATAGCCTTGGCGAATTTACAGCTTTAGTAGTCGGTGAGGCCATCAGTTTTAAAGATGCTTTGACAGTAACACAAGTAAGGGCAGAAGCAATGCAGGATGCTGTACCAGCGGGTGTAGGTGGTATGGCCGCCATCTTAGGTGTGGACGATGCAGTTATCCATGAAATTTGCCTTTTAGCCAAAGAAGAAGAGGTATTAGAACCCGCTAACTTTAACTCACCGGGACAAGTAGTTATTGCTGGACACAAAAGTGCCATAGAACGTGCGGTTGTTATTGCCAAAGAAAAAGGAGCGAAAAGGGCTGTTATTCTTCCAATGAGCGTTCCTTCACATTGTTCTTTGCTCAAAGATGCAGCTGATAAACTGGCTGAAGCATTAGATGCAATTAGCCTTTCTGTCCCTATTATTCCATTAATACACAATGTCAATGCAAAACCAAGTAACAGTATCGATGAAATCAAGTATGCACTTAAAACACAGATGTATTCTCCCGTACGCTGGGTTGATTGTATAAAATCATTTATTCCTTACGGTATTTCAACCGTTTACGAATGTGGCCCCGGTAAAGTGTTAGCCCCTCTTGTGAAACGCATAGACGCTAACTTAACTGGAATAGCCTTTAATGACTACGCTGCGATGAAACAAACTCTAGATGGAGTAGAATAA
- a CDS encoding beta-ketoacyl-ACP synthase III — protein sequence MNKYSKIIGVGSYLPETILSNSDLEKRVDTSDEWIRTRTGIQSRHIHGSHETTSDLAFHAAKKALQHAEISANDIDLIIVATTTPDMVFPSTACLLQHKLGVTQGAAFDIQAVCTGFVYAISIADQFIKNGQAKNALVVGAETFTNLLNWQDRNTCVLFGDGAGAVVLSGSAEPGIYSTHLHSDGKYASMLCVPGQVMNGTAIGNPTVIMDGGAVFKFAVKVLAQVSQEALLANNMTIDQIDWLIPHQANIRIIEATAEKLKLPMSKVIVTVPQHGNTSAASIPLALDEGIRTGKVQKGQTCLLVGVGGGFTWGSALIRL from the coding sequence ATGAATAAATATTCTAAAATTATTGGGGTAGGTAGTTACCTTCCTGAAACCATACTATCCAATTCAGATCTAGAAAAAAGAGTGGATACTAGCGATGAATGGATCAGAACCCGCACGGGAATTCAAAGTAGACATATTCACGGCTCTCATGAAACCACCAGTGATTTGGCATTTCATGCTGCAAAAAAAGCTCTGCAACATGCTGAGATATCAGCTAATGACATTGATCTGATCATTGTTGCAACCACAACACCAGATATGGTTTTTCCAAGTACTGCCTGTTTGCTACAACACAAACTTGGCGTAACCCAAGGTGCTGCATTTGATATTCAAGCAGTATGTACTGGTTTTGTTTATGCCATATCAATTGCAGATCAATTTATTAAAAACGGACAAGCAAAAAATGCATTAGTTGTTGGCGCTGAAACGTTTACTAATTTACTCAATTGGCAAGATAGAAATACCTGTGTTTTATTTGGTGATGGTGCTGGAGCAGTCGTATTATCTGGCAGCGCAGAACCAGGTATCTACTCAACTCATCTTCATTCTGATGGTAAATATGCGTCTATGTTATGCGTACCAGGACAAGTGATGAATGGGACTGCCATTGGCAATCCAACCGTAATAATGGATGGTGGTGCTGTTTTTAAATTTGCTGTAAAAGTTTTGGCTCAAGTTTCTCAAGAAGCATTACTCGCCAATAACATGACTATAGACCAGATTGACTGGCTAATACCTCATCAAGCCAATATAAGAATTATTGAGGCAACAGCTGAAAAATTGAAATTACCCATGTCAAAAGTGATTGTTACTGTTCCTCAGCATGGTAATACTTCAGCAGCATCAATTCCTCTAGCTTTGGACGAAGGTATTCGTACTGGAAAAGTTCAAAAGGGACAAACATGTTTATTAGTTGGCGTGGGTGGAGGGTTCACCTGGGGATCTGCGCTAATACGCTTATAG
- the plsX gene encoding phosphate acyltransferase PlsX, with protein sequence MTVTVAVDAMGGDVGVEVTVPAALELLDIDPDVNLILVGDRDVILNKLKQLRFHSSPRLTVQHASEVVSMDEPPALALKKKKDSSMRVAINLVKDGVAHACVSAGNTGALMATARFVLKMMPGIERPAIATKMPAINGHVYVLDLGANVDCGAEHLQQFGIMGSTLCAAIDGIDKPTVGLLNIGHEAIKGGEVIKQASQLLASSPINFYGNVEGDDIYRGTVNVVVCDGFVGNIVLKTSEGLAWMLSQMIKNEFKKNLFTKIAALVAMPVLKSFRKKVDHRQYNGASLLGLKGLVIKSHGGADSYAFRHAIQYAISEYRNNVVSRIESTIAKINITE encoded by the coding sequence ATGACCGTTACGGTTGCAGTTGATGCAATGGGTGGGGACGTTGGTGTTGAAGTTACCGTCCCTGCTGCATTGGAGCTTTTGGATATTGATCCTGATGTTAATCTAATTTTGGTTGGAGATCGGGATGTTATTCTTAACAAACTTAAGCAATTACGCTTTCATTCAAGTCCCCGCTTAACTGTTCAGCATGCTTCAGAGGTTGTAAGCATGGATGAGCCTCCGGCATTAGCTTTAAAAAAGAAAAAAGACTCTTCTATGCGTGTTGCTATTAATCTTGTCAAAGATGGGGTTGCGCATGCCTGTGTTAGTGCCGGAAATACTGGTGCCCTTATGGCAACCGCTCGCTTTGTTTTAAAGATGATGCCAGGTATTGAACGTCCTGCTATTGCTACTAAAATGCCTGCAATAAATGGCCATGTATACGTATTAGACCTAGGCGCTAACGTGGATTGTGGTGCCGAACATTTACAGCAATTTGGTATTATGGGATCGACCCTTTGTGCAGCAATAGATGGTATAGACAAGCCAACAGTTGGTTTGTTAAATATTGGGCATGAAGCAATAAAAGGTGGTGAAGTAATCAAACAAGCTTCACAACTGTTGGCCTCTTCACCTATTAATTTTTATGGCAATGTTGAAGGTGACGATATCTACCGAGGTACAGTAAACGTAGTTGTATGTGATGGGTTTGTCGGTAACATTGTTTTAAAAACTTCAGAAGGTTTAGCTTGGATGCTAAGCCAGATGATTAAAAATGAATTCAAAAAAAATCTATTTACAAAAATAGCTGCATTGGTTGCTATGCCTGTATTAAAAAGTTTCAGAAAAAAAGTGGATCATAGACAATATAACGGTGCCAGTTTATTGGGTCTCAAAGGTCTTGTAATCAAAAGCCATGGTGGTGCTGACTCGTATGCCTTTAGACATGCTATACAATATGCCATATCTGAATACAGAAATAATGTGGTTAGTCGTATAGAATCAACAATAGCAAAAATTAATATCACTGAATAA
- the rpmF gene encoding 50S ribosomal protein L32: MAVQQNKKSPSKRGMHRAHDFLTSPSLATEPTTGEVHLRHHISPNGFYRGKKVVKTKNQ, from the coding sequence ATGGCCGTTCAACAGAATAAAAAATCACCATCAAAGCGTGGTATGCACCGTGCTCATGATTTTTTAACCAGTCCATCACTTGCTACTGAGCCTACAACTGGTGAGGTTCATTTGCGTCACCATATCAGCCCTAATGGGTTTTATCGCGGTAAAAAAGTTGTTAAAACTAAAAATCAATAA
- a CDS encoding YceD family protein: MFVDLTFDPLRFTSLKQEHRGSCLPEDLLGLAEYLYSNSGVVDYTVKGFVNENNMPVIEVAVNAQLDLVCQRCLGGLQSNVSSKTRLILVKDESNLPEVEDEIEGEDVIVTPQSMSLIHLVEEEVLLALPITSVHDSEQCHRSDLNLDSANKASPFQVLKNLKS; encoded by the coding sequence ATGTTTGTTGATTTAACTTTTGATCCTTTACGTTTTACCTCGCTTAAACAAGAGCATAGAGGTAGTTGCTTGCCTGAAGATTTGCTTGGTCTCGCAGAGTATCTCTACAGCAACAGTGGTGTTGTAGATTATACGGTAAAAGGTTTTGTTAACGAAAACAATATGCCTGTAATAGAGGTTGCTGTTAATGCCCAATTGGATTTGGTTTGTCAGCGATGCTTGGGCGGTTTGCAATCAAATGTTTCTTCTAAAACAAGGTTAATATTAGTTAAAGATGAAAGTAATCTTCCGGAAGTGGAAGACGAGATTGAGGGTGAGGATGTAATTGTTACTCCACAATCAATGTCTTTAATACATTTGGTTGAAGAAGAGGTGTTGCTGGCTTTGCCAATAACATCTGTACATGATTCGGAACAGTGTCATCGTTCTGATTTAAATTTAGATAGTGCTAACAAAGCTAGTCCTTTTCAGGTTTTAAAAAACTTGAAAAGTTAG
- a CDS encoding Maf family protein — translation MNVILASSSQYRRQLLERLQISFTTLSPEIDETPRKNESPQMIAQRLSIEKALSIAKLNPSAIVIGSDQCADLNGHIVNKPLTYDKAMEQLRNASNHEMIFYTGLSVVHIDNNRQYNCVVETRVKYKKLTEQIISSYLNKDKPFDCAGSGKIESLGIALVEWVKSDDPSALIGLPLIKTAEYLQLCGYPLF, via the coding sequence ATGAACGTAATTCTTGCATCCTCTTCGCAGTATCGACGTCAACTATTAGAGCGGTTGCAAATATCGTTTACCACGCTTTCTCCTGAAATTGATGAAACACCCAGAAAAAATGAATCACCACAAATGATTGCTCAACGTCTTTCGATAGAAAAAGCATTAAGTATTGCTAAGTTGAATCCATCTGCAATTGTTATTGGATCGGATCAATGTGCTGATCTAAACGGACATATTGTTAACAAACCCCTAACCTATGATAAGGCTATGGAACAATTAAGAAACGCGAGTAATCATGAAATGATTTTTTATACAGGCTTGTCAGTTGTCCACATTGACAATAATCGACAATATAATTGTGTTGTTGAAACGCGCGTGAAATATAAAAAACTTACTGAACAAATAATTAGTAGTTATTTAAATAAGGATAAGCCATTTGACTGTGCCGGGAGTGGAAAAATTGAGTCACTTGGTATCGCACTAGTTGAATGGGTTAAAAGTGATGATCCAAGCGCTCTTATTGGCTTACCATTAATTAAAACCGCGGAATACTTGCAGTTATGTGGTTATCCTCTGTTTTAA
- a CDS encoding SAM-dependent methyltransferase yields MEKKAQLYLIPVPITEEEMICTHTITTLSKLNHINFFVVENAKVARKHLKHFAIERPLSTLVINEINAETENRVLEELLKPIEKDNQSIALMSDAGCPAIADPGAKLVAIAHKKGIEVVPLIGPSSILLALMASGLNGQRFSFNGYLAIKEIERIQQIKSLEKRSKQNNETQICIETPYRNQQLFVALINHLQQDTLLTVALDLTAENQFIKTKTVREWRQDEKVLEKKPAIYLFLSQ; encoded by the coding sequence ATGGAAAAAAAAGCTCAACTATACTTAATACCCGTACCCATTACTGAAGAAGAAATGATATGTACGCATACAATAACCACACTAAGTAAACTTAACCATATTAATTTTTTTGTTGTAGAAAACGCTAAAGTTGCAAGAAAGCATCTCAAACACTTTGCAATTGAAAGACCTCTTTCTACTCTAGTAATCAATGAAATTAACGCTGAAACTGAAAACCGTGTGCTAGAAGAGTTGTTAAAACCCATTGAAAAGGATAACCAATCAATTGCGCTGATGTCTGATGCAGGCTGCCCTGCTATTGCTGACCCTGGTGCTAAATTAGTAGCCATAGCACATAAAAAAGGAATCGAGGTAGTACCCCTAATCGGTCCTTCTTCTATACTTTTAGCATTGATGGCAAGCGGGTTAAATGGTCAACGTTTTTCCTTCAATGGATACTTAGCTATTAAGGAAATTGAACGTATTCAGCAGATTAAAAGCCTAGAAAAACGATCGAAACAAAATAATGAAACTCAAATTTGTATTGAAACACCCTACCGCAACCAGCAATTATTTGTAGCATTAATTAATCATCTACAACAGGATACGTTACTTACAGTAGCATTAGATTTAACAGCTGAAAATCAATTCATAAAAACCAAAACGGTAAGGGAATGGCGTCAAGATGAGAAAGTTCTTGAAAAAAAACCAGCTATTTATCTATTTCTATCTCAATGA